In one Aromatoleum aromaticum EbN1 genomic region, the following are encoded:
- a CDS encoding phospholipase D family protein: MREHLCRALLLLVALAAPALASASGGRTLPARGSIEVVFSPEDGGEEALLRVIGAARETLHVQAYVFTSRPIADALVKAHRRGVQVQVLADAQMNRRGKGNALPRLLAAGVPVALETRYAAAHNKVLIADGGGPACVVATGSYNFTWSANKRNAENLLVLRDNCPLAAAYLDNWRRHREDATPVTRLPWKP; this comes from the coding sequence ATGCGTGAACATCTGTGCCGTGCGTTGCTGCTGCTCGTGGCGCTTGCGGCGCCGGCGCTCGCGTCCGCTTCCGGCGGGCGCACGCTGCCGGCGCGCGGTTCCATCGAAGTCGTGTTCTCGCCCGAGGATGGTGGCGAAGAGGCGCTGCTGCGCGTCATCGGCGCGGCACGCGAAACGCTGCATGTGCAGGCGTACGTATTCACCAGCCGTCCGATCGCCGATGCGCTCGTCAAGGCTCATCGGCGCGGCGTGCAGGTCCAGGTGCTCGCCGATGCCCAGATGAACCGGCGCGGCAAAGGCAATGCGCTGCCCAGGCTCCTCGCCGCCGGCGTGCCGGTGGCGCTGGAGACGCGTTACGCCGCGGCCCACAACAAGGTGCTGATCGCCGACGGCGGCGGACCGGCGTGCGTGGTCGCGACCGGTTCGTACAATTTCACGTGGTCGGCGAACAAGCGCAATGCCGAAAACTTGCTCGTGCTGCGTGACAACTGTCCGCTCGCCGCCGCCTATCTCGACAACTGGCGTCGCCATCGCGAGGACGCGACCCCCGTCACCCGTCTGCCCTGGAAGCCCTGA
- a CDS encoding helix-turn-helix domain-containing protein gives MKNTDTIDVREIRRKLGLNQSQFWSKIGVTQSGGSRYESGRNIPRPVQALLRLVHIEQIDINKVKKEDVEVAEFLKTSNPELYKSLKKEARAKRKERTTR, from the coding sequence ATGAAAAACACCGACACCATCGACGTTCGCGAGATCCGGCGCAAGCTGGGTCTGAACCAATCGCAGTTCTGGTCGAAAATCGGGGTCACGCAGAGCGGCGGCTCGCGCTACGAGAGCGGACGCAACATTCCGCGCCCCGTGCAGGCCCTGCTGCGCCTCGTGCATATCGAGCAGATCGACATCAACAAGGTCAAGAAGGAAGACGTGGAAGTCGCGGAATTCCTGAAGACTTCGAACCCCGAGCTGTACAAGTCGCTAAAGAAGGAAGCGCGTGCCAAGCGCAAGGAACGCACGACGCGCTGA
- a CDS encoding radical SAM protein → MTARDQTLSIRNHDRDLAGLTYVYPVLSRRAGGVSVGINLNPNNACNWHCAYCQVPGLVRGRAPEIDLSLLEAELSDFLHALVEGDYLERHVPEGLRVVRDIAFSGNGEPTSAAAFPEVVSLVVRLRDAVGLGREVPLRLITNGSLIGQARVREGLRRLGEAGGEVWFKVDAGTQASIERINGVSLDPDVVARNLTVSAGLCTTWVQTCMFRWDGASPPGEDIDAYIELLMRAGPERIAGVLLYGIARPSMQPEAVHLAPLDEVELEAIAAKVRKKGLMVRISP, encoded by the coding sequence ATGACTGCACGCGACCAGACCCTTTCCATACGCAACCACGACCGCGACCTGGCGGGGCTGACCTATGTTTACCCGGTGCTGTCCCGGCGCGCGGGCGGAGTCTCGGTCGGCATCAATCTCAATCCGAACAACGCCTGCAACTGGCACTGCGCGTATTGCCAGGTGCCTGGTCTCGTGCGGGGCCGGGCGCCCGAGATCGACCTGTCGCTGCTCGAAGCCGAACTGTCGGATTTCCTCCATGCGCTGGTCGAAGGCGATTACCTCGAGCGCCATGTCCCGGAAGGCTTGCGCGTCGTGCGCGACATCGCATTCTCCGGCAACGGCGAGCCGACCAGCGCGGCCGCGTTCCCGGAAGTGGTGTCGCTCGTCGTGCGGTTGCGCGACGCCGTCGGCCTCGGTCGCGAGGTGCCGCTGCGCCTGATCACGAACGGCAGTCTGATCGGACAGGCGAGGGTGAGAGAAGGGCTAAGGCGTCTCGGCGAGGCAGGCGGAGAAGTCTGGTTCAAGGTCGATGCGGGAACGCAGGCGTCGATCGAACGCATCAACGGCGTGTCGCTCGATCCCGACGTCGTGGCGCGCAACCTCACAGTCAGCGCGGGCCTTTGCACAACGTGGGTCCAGACCTGCATGTTCCGCTGGGATGGCGCCTCACCGCCCGGTGAAGATATCGATGCTTATATCGAGTTGCTTATGCGTGCAGGGCCTGAGCGCATTGCCGGCGTGCTGCTATATGGAATCGCGCGGCCGTCGATGCAGCCCGAGGCCGTGCATCTGGCGCCGCTCGATGAGGTCGAGCTCGAGGCGATTGCAGCGAAGGTGCGAAAAAAAGGGCTGATGGTTCGCATCAGCCCCTGA
- a CDS encoding aspartate kinase, translating into MALIVQKYGGTSVGNPERIKNVARKVAKFQAQGHKVVVVVSAMSGETNRLIALTKEVATHPDARELDVVVSTGEQVTIGLLCMALHDIGVKAKSYTGGQVRILTDSAHTKARILNIDEAPIKKDLDEGNIVVVAGFQGVDEHGNITTLGRGGSDTTGVALAAALKADECQIYTDVDGVYTTDPRVVPEARKLDTITFEEMLELASLGSKVLQIRSVEFAGKYKVKLRVLSSFQEEGEGTLITVEEDQNMEQPVISGIAFTRDEAKLTVLGVPDKPGIAYQILGPVADANIDVDMIIQNIGHDGTTDFSFTIPRGELDKTAKVLEGVKAHIGARAIEADKAMAKVSVVGVGMRSHPGVASKMFRTLAEEGINIQMISTSEIKISVVIEDKYLELAVRVLHKAFGLESA; encoded by the coding sequence ATGGCACTGATAGTTCAGAAATACGGCGGCACTTCGGTGGGTAACCCGGAGCGCATCAAGAACGTCGCCCGCAAAGTGGCGAAGTTCCAGGCGCAGGGGCACAAGGTCGTGGTGGTGGTGTCGGCGATGAGCGGCGAGACGAACCGTCTGATCGCGCTGACCAAGGAGGTCGCGACGCACCCCGATGCCCGCGAACTCGACGTCGTCGTATCGACCGGCGAGCAGGTCACGATCGGGCTGCTGTGCATGGCCCTGCACGACATCGGCGTCAAGGCGAAGAGCTATACCGGTGGCCAGGTCCGCATCCTCACCGACAGCGCCCATACCAAGGCGCGGATCCTCAATATCGACGAAGCCCCGATCAAGAAGGACCTGGACGAAGGCAATATCGTCGTCGTCGCGGGCTTCCAGGGCGTGGATGAGCACGGCAACATCACCACGCTCGGCCGAGGCGGTTCGGATACCACCGGCGTGGCGCTCGCTGCGGCGCTGAAGGCCGACGAATGCCAGATCTACACCGACGTCGACGGCGTCTATACGACCGACCCGCGCGTCGTCCCGGAAGCCCGCAAGCTCGATACGATCACCTTCGAGGAAATGCTCGAACTCGCGAGCCTCGGCTCGAAGGTCCTGCAGATCCGCTCAGTCGAATTCGCCGGCAAGTACAAGGTCAAGTTGCGCGTCCTGTCGAGCTTCCAGGAGGAAGGTGAGGGCACGCTCATCACAGTTGAGGAAGATCAGAACATGGAACAACCCGTCATCTCCGGCATCGCCTTCACGCGCGACGAGGCCAAGCTCACGGTACTCGGCGTGCCCGACAAGCCCGGCATCGCTTATCAGATCCTCGGGCCGGTCGCCGACGCCAACATCGACGTCGACATGATCATCCAGAATATCGGCCATGACGGCACGACGGACTTCTCGTTCACGATTCCGCGCGGCGAGCTCGACAAGACGGCGAAGGTCCTCGAGGGCGTCAAGGCGCACATCGGTGCGCGGGCGATCGAGGCCGACAAGGCGATGGCGAAGGTGTCGGTTGTCGGCGTCGGGATGCGCTCGCATCCGGGTGTCGCATCGAAAATGTTCCGCACGCTCGCCGAAGAGGGCATCAACATCCAGATGATTTCGACGTCCGAGATCAAGATCTCAGTGGTGATCGAGGATAAGTATCTCGAACTCGCCGTGCGCGTGCTGCACAAGGCTTTCGGTCTCGAATCCGCCTGA
- a CDS encoding RsmB/NOP family class I SAM-dependent RNA methyltransferase has product MSKHDEAASRSLLIHAARVLGMVLTFEHPADVVLSRYFRENREIGHRDRGFIAEAVYGIVRRLRWLRRLVGEDVRPRTLLLAWLARGEGWPMRHFEGLASATERDWISGIKARELDEGSFAERADLPDWLAERLLATHGEAEVLELAHSLNRPAPLDLRVNVLKADRGEVLEKLKFAGIEAKPCPFSPHGIRLGAKPALQKHPLFLEGAFEVQDEGSQLLGFLVQPKRGELVVDFCAGAGGKTLQLGAMMRSTGRLYAFDVSEKRLAKLKPRVARAGLSNVHPVLIAHERDAKVKRLAGKADRVFVDAPCSGLGTLRRNPDLKWRQTPESVAEMVAKQGAILESAARLVKPAGRLVYATCSLLVEENDAVVDAFLAAHPEFREIDATEVLKKQGIALDTGARLRLSPRKHDTDGFFAAVLERAPADA; this is encoded by the coding sequence ATGTCCAAACACGACGAGGCTGCCTCGCGCAGCCTGCTGATCCATGCCGCCCGCGTTCTCGGGATGGTGCTCACTTTCGAACACCCGGCTGACGTGGTGCTGTCGCGCTACTTCCGCGAGAACCGCGAAATCGGGCACCGCGACCGCGGCTTCATCGCCGAGGCGGTGTATGGCATCGTGCGCCGCCTGCGCTGGCTGCGTCGCCTGGTCGGCGAGGATGTGCGGCCGCGCACGCTGCTGCTCGCGTGGCTTGCGCGCGGCGAAGGCTGGCCGATGCGCCATTTCGAAGGGCTCGCGTCGGCGACCGAGCGCGACTGGATCTCCGGTATCAAGGCACGCGAACTCGACGAAGGCTCGTTCGCCGAGCGCGCCGACCTGCCCGACTGGCTCGCGGAGCGGCTGCTCGCCACGCACGGCGAAGCGGAGGTGCTCGAACTCGCGCACAGCCTGAACCGGCCGGCGCCGCTTGACCTGCGCGTCAACGTGCTGAAGGCCGATCGCGGCGAAGTGCTCGAAAAGCTGAAATTCGCCGGCATCGAGGCGAAGCCGTGCCCGTTCTCGCCGCACGGCATCCGCCTCGGCGCCAAGCCCGCGCTGCAGAAGCATCCGCTGTTTCTCGAAGGTGCGTTCGAGGTGCAGGACGAAGGCAGCCAGTTGCTCGGCTTCCTCGTGCAGCCCAAGCGGGGCGAACTGGTCGTCGATTTCTGCGCCGGCGCCGGCGGCAAGACGCTGCAGCTGGGCGCGATGATGCGCTCGACCGGCCGGCTGTACGCATTCGACGTGTCGGAGAAGCGGCTCGCGAAACTCAAGCCGCGCGTCGCGCGCGCCGGGCTGTCGAACGTGCATCCAGTGCTGATTGCGCACGAGCGCGACGCGAAGGTCAAGCGCCTCGCCGGCAAGGCCGACCGGGTGTTCGTCGATGCGCCGTGCAGCGGCCTCGGCACCTTGCGCCGCAACCCGGACCTGAAATGGCGCCAGACGCCGGAATCGGTCGCCGAAATGGTCGCCAAGCAGGGCGCGATCCTCGAATCGGCGGCGCGCCTCGTGAAGCCCGCAGGACGGCTCGTCTATGCGACCTGCAGCCTGCTCGTCGAGGAAAACGACGCCGTCGTCGACGCATTCCTGGCGGCGCACCCGGAGTTCCGCGAGATCGACGCGACCGAGGTGCTGAAGAAACAGGGCATCGCGCTCGATACCGGCGCACGCCTGCGCCTGTCGCCGCGCAAGCACGATACCGACGGCTTCTTCGCCGCGGTGCTGGAGCGGGCGCCGGCCGATGCGTGA
- the purN gene encoding phosphoribosylglycinamide formyltransferase: MKSIVILVSGRGSNMEAIVRAAIPGAIISAVISNRPDAKGLEFAAARSIATGVVDHKAFATREAFDKALAEAIDMHRPDLVVLAGFMRVLSDDFVRHYEGRLLNIHPSLLPAFPGLHTHRRALEAGIRIHGATVHFVTAALDCGPVVIQAAVPVLCGDDEEALAARVLVQEHRIYPQAVRWFVEGRLALSPEGRVSVQGEARPDAGWTVPALEATPTSASGACGTDS; this comes from the coding sequence ATGAAGTCGATCGTCATTCTCGTTTCCGGCCGCGGCAGCAACATGGAAGCCATCGTGCGCGCCGCCATCCCCGGTGCGATCATCAGCGCGGTGATCAGCAACCGGCCGGACGCAAAGGGCCTCGAGTTCGCCGCTGCCCGCAGTATCGCGACGGGCGTCGTCGATCACAAGGCGTTCGCGACCCGCGAAGCGTTCGACAAGGCGCTGGCCGAAGCGATCGACATGCATCGGCCGGACCTGGTCGTCCTCGCCGGCTTCATGCGCGTGCTGAGCGACGATTTCGTGCGGCATTACGAAGGCCGTCTGCTCAACATCCATCCGTCGCTGCTGCCCGCATTCCCGGGCCTGCACACTCATCGCCGCGCGCTCGAAGCGGGCATCCGGATCCATGGCGCGACAGTGCATTTCGTCACCGCGGCGCTCGATTGCGGCCCGGTGGTCATCCAGGCGGCCGTGCCGGTGTTGTGCGGCGACGACGAGGAAGCTCTCGCCGCGCGGGTGCTGGTGCAGGAACACCGCATCTATCCGCAGGCGGTGCGCTGGTTCGTCGAAGGCCGCCTGGCGCTTTCCCCCGAAGGCAGGGTGTCGGTGCAGGGTGAAGCACGGCCGGACGCCGGCTGGACCGTCCCGGCGCTCGAAGCGACGCCGACAAGCGCGAGCGGAGCATGCGGCACCGACTCCTGA
- a CDS encoding mechanosensitive ion channel family protein → MRGDSQFALLLTETWRDLQSPAVLWQLAALAGCLLLAWLFARSTLLRVAAGNHADTPAYRFGRSGLRRVLFPLAALVLVIGARAVLEEFHNVSLLNVAVPLLISLALIRLVMFAVRQAVARSSWIASFERIFAAVAWSVVALHIVGWLPQVIGGLDSVSFTLGSQRLSLWTVLQGIAMVLLTLLVALWAAGLLERRLATTAGLDENVRIVMLRVAKAALVLVAVLVALPMVGIDLTTLSVFGGALGVGLGFGLQKIAANYVSGFIILLDRSLRIGNMISVGAERGIVTQINTRYTVIRAPSGVESLVPNEVLVGSVVQNETYTDTRVAVPLNFQVSYGSDVERAMAILVEVAQVQPRVLDQPAPNVFLTGFADNGINLRLGLWIADPQEGSLRVSSDINLAVWHRFRAEGIEFPFPQREVRLLSPLPSVVFAETGKVSGAGHAIDEPTRASRAAGSRTALLRDDSEDIDI, encoded by the coding sequence GTGCGTGGTGACTCGCAGTTTGCACTGCTGCTGACCGAAACCTGGCGCGATCTGCAAAGCCCTGCCGTGCTGTGGCAGCTTGCGGCGCTCGCCGGCTGCCTGCTGCTGGCGTGGCTGTTCGCGCGCTCGACGCTGCTGCGGGTCGCGGCGGGCAACCACGCCGACACCCCGGCTTACCGATTCGGGCGCAGCGGATTGCGCCGCGTGCTGTTTCCGCTTGCGGCGCTGGTGTTGGTCATCGGCGCGCGTGCCGTGCTGGAAGAGTTTCACAACGTGAGCCTGCTCAATGTCGCGGTGCCGTTGCTGATCTCGCTCGCGCTGATCCGCCTCGTCATGTTCGCGGTGCGGCAGGCCGTCGCCCGGTCGAGCTGGATCGCAAGTTTCGAGCGGATCTTCGCTGCCGTCGCATGGTCGGTCGTCGCGCTGCACATCGTCGGCTGGTTGCCACAGGTCATTGGCGGGCTGGACTCGGTTTCGTTCACGCTCGGCAGCCAGCGGCTTTCCCTGTGGACCGTGCTGCAGGGCATCGCGATGGTGCTGTTGACGCTGCTCGTCGCGCTGTGGGCAGCCGGGCTGCTGGAGCGCCGCTTGGCGACGACGGCCGGGCTCGACGAGAACGTGCGCATCGTGATGCTGCGCGTCGCGAAGGCCGCGCTGGTGCTGGTGGCAGTGCTCGTCGCGCTGCCGATGGTCGGCATCGACCTGACGACGCTGTCGGTGTTCGGCGGCGCGCTCGGTGTCGGTCTCGGCTTCGGCCTGCAGAAGATCGCTGCGAACTATGTTTCCGGCTTCATCATCCTGCTCGACCGCTCGCTGCGCATCGGCAACATGATCAGCGTCGGCGCCGAGCGCGGCATCGTCACGCAGATCAACACCCGATACACCGTCATCCGCGCGCCCAGCGGCGTCGAATCGCTGGTGCCGAACGAAGTGCTGGTCGGCTCGGTGGTGCAGAACGAAACGTACACCGACACACGGGTCGCCGTGCCCCTGAACTTTCAGGTGAGTTACGGTTCTGATGTCGAGCGTGCAATGGCAATCCTCGTGGAGGTTGCCCAGGTTCAGCCCCGAGTGCTCGACCAACCGGCTCCGAACGTCTTCCTGACGGGATTTGCCGATAACGGAATCAACCTGCGCCTCGGACTATGGATTGCGGACCCCCAGGAAGGCTCGCTCCGCGTGAGTTCGGACATCAATCTCGCGGTATGGCATCGCTTCCGCGCAGAAGGAATCGAGTTTCCGTTCCCGCAACGCGAAGTGCGGCTGCTGTCACCGCTGCCTTCGGTCGTTTTTGCGGAAACGGGAAAGGTTTCGGGTGCAGGCCATGCGATCGACGAGCCGACCCGCGCGAGTAGGGCGGCAGGATCGCGCACAGCACTCCTCCGCGATGATTCGGAGGATATCGACATTTAA
- a CDS encoding DesA family fatty acid desaturase, with the protein MLAGLIDLPWWGYILVALGLTHVTIASVTIFLHRHQAHRALELHPIASHFFRAWLWLTTGMVTKEWAAVHRKHHAKCETADDPHSPQVLGIRKVLFEGAELYRAEAGNKETLARYGHGTPDDWLERHIYRHSIVGISIMLITDLVLFGPLGLTIWAVQMMWIPIWAAGVVNGLGHYIGYRNFDCSDAATNLVPWGILIGGEELHNNHHSFATSAKLSAKWYEFDIGWMYIRMLALLGLAKVRKVIPSPKFGEAKNVPDLDTLQAIITHRYDVMTRYVASLKRLCGDEIERLAATHGRSFNPRALRRWVLSGEDRNLAPDDRRTLELVIVDSAALSTIASMRRDLVAIWGRSTASREQLLKQLHDWIARAEQSGIAQLQEFSFRLRQYTA; encoded by the coding sequence ATGCTTGCAGGACTTATCGATCTTCCGTGGTGGGGTTACATTCTCGTCGCGCTGGGACTCACTCACGTGACCATTGCCTCGGTGACGATCTTCCTGCACCGGCATCAGGCCCACCGCGCGCTCGAACTGCACCCGATCGCGAGTCATTTCTTTCGCGCCTGGCTGTGGCTCACGACGGGCATGGTGACGAAGGAATGGGCTGCGGTGCACCGCAAGCACCACGCCAAGTGTGAAACCGCCGACGATCCGCACAGCCCGCAAGTGCTGGGGATTCGCAAGGTCCTGTTCGAGGGCGCGGAACTCTACCGCGCCGAAGCGGGCAACAAGGAAACCCTCGCACGCTACGGCCACGGCACACCGGACGACTGGCTGGAGCGCCATATCTACCGGCATTCGATCGTCGGCATCTCGATCATGCTGATCACGGACCTCGTGCTGTTCGGCCCGCTCGGGCTGACGATCTGGGCGGTGCAGATGATGTGGATCCCGATCTGGGCGGCTGGCGTCGTCAATGGACTGGGGCATTACATCGGCTATCGCAACTTCGATTGCAGCGACGCGGCGACGAATCTCGTGCCGTGGGGCATCCTCATCGGCGGCGAGGAGCTGCACAACAATCATCACAGCTTCGCGACTTCGGCCAAGCTTTCGGCGAAGTGGTACGAGTTCGACATCGGCTGGATGTATATCCGCATGCTCGCGTTGCTCGGCCTCGCTAAAGTGCGGAAAGTCATTCCGTCGCCGAAGTTCGGCGAGGCCAAGAATGTTCCCGACCTCGACACGCTGCAGGCGATCATCACCCACCGCTACGACGTGATGACGCGCTATGTCGCGTCGCTCAAGCGCCTCTGCGGCGACGAGATCGAGCGGCTCGCCGCGACCCACGGCAGGAGCTTCAACCCGCGCGCGCTGCGCCGCTGGGTGCTGTCGGGAGAGGACAGGAATCTCGCGCCGGACGACCGGCGCACGCTCGAGCTCGTGATCGTCGACAGCGCCGCGCTATCGACGATTGCGTCGATGCGACGGGACCTCGTCGCGATCTGGGGGCGTTCGACAGCTTCCCGCGAGCAGCTGCTCAAGCAGTTGCACGACTGGATCGCGCGCGCCGAGCAGAGCGGCATCGCGCAATTGCAGGAGTTTTCGTTCCGCTTGCGCCAGTATACCGCCTGA
- the istA gene encoding IS21-like element ISAzo4 family transposase — translation MPAERIAMHKIRELLRLKYDCALSHERIARALSISKGVVAKYVKAAEECGRPWAELSAADEAELRRVLGVARRGRGASVANVPPDLAAVHQGLKRKNVTLALLWEEYVQTADGPSYQYSRFCDLYRAFARTLKRSMRQVHRAGEKLFIDYAGDTVPIVDADTGEISRAQIFVAVLGASSYTFACATATQSQADWLGSLARALAFIGGVPELVVPDNTRSLVGQADRYEPQLQRTTAEFAAHYGVAILPARPYKPQDKAKVEVGVQIVQRWILARLRHQRFFSLGELNEAIAALLEPLNTRAFRRLPGSRHEAFETLDRPALRPLPATAFQFAQWKRAKPNIDYHVEFDGHYYSVPYALAGQAVELRITASSIECFAAGRRVAVHARSHRPGVYSTLTEHMPASHQAHRQWSPGKLIAWGATVGPHTEQVVSHQLERMPHPEQGYRACLGLMRLGRQYGNERLEAAATRAVTLGAMRYRNVASILKSGLDRAPLPASTAQQSELALPAAHENLRGARYYH, via the coding sequence ATGCCGGCGGAGCGGATTGCCATGCACAAGATCAGGGAGCTGTTGCGGCTCAAATACGACTGCGCGCTGTCGCACGAGCGCATTGCCCGCGCGCTGTCGATTTCCAAAGGAGTGGTCGCCAAGTATGTGAAGGCGGCCGAGGAGTGCGGCCGGCCGTGGGCCGAGTTGTCGGCGGCCGACGAGGCCGAGTTGCGCCGGGTGCTGGGGGTCGCCCGGCGTGGACGTGGCGCGAGCGTCGCGAATGTGCCGCCGGATCTGGCGGCGGTGCATCAGGGGCTCAAGCGAAAGAACGTCACGCTGGCGCTGCTGTGGGAAGAGTACGTGCAGACGGCCGACGGGCCGAGCTATCAGTACTCGCGCTTTTGCGACCTGTACCGCGCGTTCGCCCGCACGCTCAAGCGCTCGATGCGCCAGGTGCACCGCGCCGGCGAGAAACTCTTCATCGATTACGCGGGCGACACGGTGCCGATCGTCGACGCCGACACGGGCGAGATTTCGCGCGCGCAGATCTTCGTCGCGGTGCTCGGCGCCTCGAGCTATACGTTCGCCTGCGCCACGGCGACGCAGTCGCAGGCCGACTGGCTGGGCTCGCTCGCCCGGGCGCTGGCCTTCATCGGCGGCGTGCCCGAGCTCGTGGTGCCCGACAATACGCGCTCGCTCGTCGGGCAGGCCGACCGCTACGAGCCGCAACTGCAGCGCACCACCGCCGAGTTCGCCGCGCACTACGGCGTGGCGATCCTGCCCGCGCGCCCCTACAAGCCGCAGGACAAGGCCAAGGTCGAAGTCGGCGTGCAGATCGTGCAGCGCTGGATTCTGGCGCGGCTGCGGCATCAGCGTTTCTTCTCGCTGGGGGAGTTGAACGAGGCGATCGCCGCGTTACTCGAGCCGCTGAACACGCGTGCCTTCCGGCGCCTGCCAGGCTCGCGCCACGAAGCGTTCGAGACGCTCGATCGGCCGGCGCTGCGCCCGTTGCCCGCCACCGCGTTCCAGTTCGCCCAGTGGAAACGGGCCAAGCCCAATATCGATTACCACGTCGAGTTCGACGGGCATTACTACAGCGTGCCGTATGCGCTCGCCGGCCAAGCGGTGGAGTTGCGCATCACCGCGAGCAGCATCGAATGCTTTGCCGCGGGCCGTCGCGTCGCGGTGCATGCGAGAAGCCACCGGCCCGGCGTCTACTCCACGCTCACCGAACACATGCCCGCATCCCATCAGGCGCATCGCCAGTGGTCGCCCGGCAAACTCATCGCCTGGGGCGCCACCGTCGGCCCGCACACCGAGCAGGTGGTCAGCCACCAACTCGAACGCATGCCGCACCCCGAGCAGGGCTACCGGGCGTGCCTCGGGCTGATGCGCCTCGGTCGCCAATACGGCAACGAACGGCTCGAAGCCGCGGCGACCCGCGCCGTCACCCTCGGGGCGATGCGTTACCGCAACGTCGCCTCGATCCTCAAGAGCGGGCTCGACCGCGCACCGCTCCCCGCATCCACTGCGCAGCAAAGCGAGCTCGCGCTACCGGCCGCTCACGAGAACCTGCGCGGTGCGCGCTACTACCACTGA
- the queD gene encoding 6-carboxytetrahydropterin synthase QueD, translating to MRITRRLEFDAGHRIPDHASQCRHLHGHRYAIEITLSGDIIDAAGEAVNGMVMDFGDIKLIARTHVIDRWDHAFLVYRGDSAVVDFLATMPAHKTVVLDTVPTAENLASEAFRILDSCYRDLYGNHLRLERVRLYETPNCWADALRPGE from the coding sequence ATGCGCATCACTCGCCGACTGGAATTCGACGCCGGGCACCGGATTCCCGATCATGCCAGCCAGTGCCGTCACCTGCACGGTCATCGCTACGCGATCGAGATCACGCTGTCGGGCGATATCATTGACGCCGCCGGCGAGGCCGTCAACGGCATGGTGATGGATTTCGGCGACATCAAGCTGATCGCCAGGACGCACGTCATCGATCGCTGGGATCACGCGTTCCTCGTGTACCGCGGCGACAGCGCTGTCGTCGATTTCCTGGCGACGATGCCGGCTCACAAGACAGTCGTGCTCGACACCGTACCGACCGCTGAAAACCTCGCCAGCGAAGCGTTCCGCATCCTCGACTCGTGCTATCGCGACCTCTACGGCAATCACCTGCGACTCGAACGCGTCCGCCTTTACGAAACCCCCAATTGCTGGGCCGACGCACTGCGCCCCGGGGAGTGA
- a CDS encoding DUF3108 domain-containing protein, with protein sequence MRHRLLIAAVGASLLVHAALAGAAESLAAPPQAAVRMQPLAAPSAAARPLQLAAVPSAAPSKPGVAAWPAQGSIRYRVMYGEGGFEVGEALHDWTHDDKRYRMTVSLKTTGVMDLLRSLQYEQRSEGRIGPKGLVPEHFRVEQSGKKPETAEFDWNTGQVTMRRGSRTRTAPVERGDQDLLSLWHQIGLTDAAALPDELKVVSGKSATPSVLERVGAEQLVLPIGRLDTQRLRARALSGKLSIDVWLAREYGTLPVRIRITDDKGDVLDQQAVEVRLAPPGQAAVKLVGSDDGKGASPGPVGTLAAAQEKIELRADDRAAASNHE encoded by the coding sequence ATGCGGCACCGACTCCTGATCGCCGCGGTCGGCGCATCCCTGTTGGTCCATGCCGCGCTGGCGGGGGCGGCTGAGAGTCTCGCCGCGCCGCCGCAGGCGGCTGTCCGGATGCAGCCGCTGGCCGCGCCATCGGCGGCGGCACGGCCGCTGCAGCTCGCCGCCGTGCCGTCGGCCGCTCCGAGTAAACCGGGTGTTGCTGCATGGCCCGCGCAGGGCAGCATCCGCTATCGCGTGATGTACGGCGAAGGCGGTTTCGAAGTCGGCGAGGCGCTGCACGACTGGACGCACGACGACAAGCGCTACCGGATGACGGTCAGCCTCAAGACCACCGGCGTCATGGATCTGCTGCGCTCGCTGCAGTACGAGCAGCGCAGCGAGGGGCGAATCGGCCCGAAAGGGCTCGTCCCCGAGCATTTCCGCGTCGAGCAGTCGGGCAAGAAACCCGAGACGGCGGAGTTCGACTGGAACACCGGACAGGTGACGATGCGACGCGGCAGCCGCACTCGTACCGCGCCCGTCGAACGCGGCGACCAGGACCTGCTGAGCCTGTGGCACCAGATCGGTCTGACCGACGCCGCCGCCCTGCCGGATGAACTCAAGGTCGTCAGCGGCAAGTCGGCGACGCCTTCGGTGCTCGAGCGGGTCGGCGCCGAACAGCTGGTGCTGCCGATCGGCAGGCTCGACACGCAACGCCTGCGCGCCCGTGCGCTGAGCGGGAAACTCTCGATCGACGTGTGGTTGGCGCGGGAATACGGCACGTTGCCGGTGCGCATCCGCATCACCGACGACAAGGGCGACGTGCTCGATCAGCAGGCGGTGGAAGTGCGCCTGGCGCCCCCGGGCCAGGCCGCGGTGAAGCTTGTTGGGTCCGACGATGGCAAAGGCGCTTCGCCTGGGCCGGTCGGCACACTCGCCGCAGCGCAGGAAAAGATCGAATTACGGGCGGACGACCGCGCCGCCGCATCCAACCACGAGTGA